In a single window of the Methanolobus psychrophilus R15 genome:
- a CDS encoding putative DNase: MQYEIIDSHCHLDFPKFSRDRSEAIERARQEGVIAMINSGVDYTTNAASLELAKKYDFIHATLGLNPQMVPDTSDEKISQILSQIERNIDRAVGVGEAGLDFHYCETESGRQRQIEVFRQVIDIARKYNKTLVIHGREAEDIALKLSHDLDTVVFHCYGGSLETMREIVDAGHFVSVPTLVCFSGHHRSIAKHLPLENMLIETDSPYLSPRKGRNEPAFVADSVPQIAALKGIDASEVAISTVRNTRKVFGI, encoded by the coding sequence ATGCAATATGAAATAATCGATTCCCACTGCCACCTCGATTTTCCCAAGTTCAGCCGTGACCGTAGTGAGGCTATTGAAAGGGCCAGGCAGGAAGGCGTCATCGCAATGATAAATTCCGGAGTGGATTATACTACCAATGCAGCCTCACTTGAGCTTGCAAAAAAATACGACTTCATCCACGCCACCTTAGGGCTCAATCCCCAGATGGTCCCGGATACCAGCGATGAGAAGATCAGCCAGATACTCTCCCAGATAGAAAGGAACATTGACAGGGCTGTGGGAGTCGGCGAGGCGGGGCTTGATTTCCATTACTGTGAAACGGAGAGCGGCCGTCAGCGGCAAATAGAAGTGTTCAGGCAGGTCATAGACATTGCCCGCAAGTATAACAAGACACTTGTTATCCACGGCAGGGAGGCTGAAGACATCGCCCTCAAACTTAGCCATGACCTTGACACGGTGGTATTCCACTGCTACGGCGGGTCCCTGGAAACTATGCGAGAGATCGTGGACGCAGGTCATTTCGTATCTGTCCCAACGCTGGTCTGCTTCTCCGGTCATCACCGCTCAATAGCAAAGCATCTGCCCCTTGAGAACATGCTCATAGAAACGGACAGTCCCTACCTGTCACCCAGGAAGGGCAGGAACGAGCCTGCATTCGTAGCGGACTCTGTTCCGCAGATAGCCGCCCTGAAGGGAATAGATGCATCCGAAGTGGCCATATCGACAGTTCGAAATACACGTAAGGTATTTGGCATCTGA
- a CDS encoding putative 2-isopropylmalate synthase 2 yields the protein MVHTFVSTSDIQRIHTIKKTREEVVTMAVDTVEYIKDHGIKCMFSAMDATRTDLDYLIEVYKAVEGAGCDIINVPDTVGIMSPSGMYELIRNIHKEVNMPIDVHCHNDFGIAVANSLMAVEAGASQVQVTINGIGERAGNANLAQVVMCLQSIYGAKTNINTEYLLETSKMVENFTGIHMPPNTPIVGDNAFAHESGIHTHGVLEKADTFEPGIMTPEMVGHKRRIVLGKHAGKHAVKQSLCDIGIQPTEEQLDEILSRIKIIANRGKRICDADLHAVASAVLGKNLGHETIKLKEFSVMTSNLTTPTAVVRAVVGDREVTASNFGVGPIDASLKAVASMLDGYTKIKIRDFRIEAITGGSDALAEVTIGVEDEEGRVVTAHSASADIVTASVDALVTAINLLLEKKKLWSMQ from the coding sequence ATGGTGCATACCTTTGTCTCAACATCCGACATACAGAGGATCCACACCATAAAAAAGACGCGCGAAGAGGTCGTCACCATGGCTGTGGACACCGTGGAATACATCAAGGACCACGGCATAAAATGCATGTTCTCTGCAATGGATGCCACCAGGACTGATCTTGACTATCTTATAGAAGTGTACAAAGCTGTTGAAGGAGCAGGATGCGACATAATTAACGTTCCCGATACGGTCGGAATAATGTCACCATCCGGAATGTATGAGCTTATCAGGAACATCCACAAAGAGGTCAACATGCCCATTGACGTTCACTGCCACAACGACTTCGGCATTGCAGTCGCCAACAGCCTCATGGCTGTCGAGGCAGGTGCAAGCCAGGTCCAGGTAACGATCAACGGCATTGGCGAGCGTGCGGGCAATGCGAACCTTGCACAGGTCGTAATGTGCCTGCAGTCCATATACGGTGCAAAGACCAACATCAACACAGAGTATCTGCTCGAAACCTCAAAGATGGTGGAGAACTTTACTGGCATACACATGCCTCCCAACACACCCATCGTAGGAGACAATGCATTCGCCCACGAGTCCGGCATACACACTCACGGCGTCCTTGAAAAGGCAGATACTTTCGAGCCAGGCATTATGACACCTGAGATGGTGGGCCACAAGAGGCGCATAGTGCTCGGGAAGCATGCAGGCAAACATGCTGTCAAGCAATCCCTCTGCGATATCGGTATCCAGCCCACCGAAGAGCAACTGGACGAGATACTCAGCAGGATCAAGATAATCGCAAACCGCGGCAAGCGTATATGCGACGCTGATCTCCATGCTGTAGCCTCGGCAGTCCTTGGCAAGAATCTCGGGCATGAGACTATCAAGCTCAAAGAGTTCTCAGTGATGACAAGTAACCTCACAACGCCAACAGCAGTAGTGAGGGCTGTCGTGGGCGATCGTGAGGTCACTGCCTCGAACTTTGGTGTGGGACCCATTGATGCCTCACTCAAGGCAGTCGCAAGTATGCTTGATGGTTACACCAAAATAAAGATCCGTGATTTCAGGATAGAGGCTATCACAGGTGGCAGTGATGCCCTTGCTGAGGTCACTATTGGCGTGGAGGATGAAGAAGGACGCGTTGTAACCGCACACTCTGCAAGTGCTGACATCGTGACAGCCTCAGTGGACGCGCTTGTTACAGCCATCAATCTCCTGCTTGAAAAGAAAAAGCTCTGGAGCATGCAGTAA
- a CDS encoding FAD-dependent pyridine nucleotide-disulfide oxidoreductase: MKEYDLIIIGTGSGTNYIYPMLDADPHLRVAVIDKDEPGGICLTRGCIPSKMLLYPAELAREIGKAGRFGINVRIENINFRDVMDRMRRIISKDIENVRHGLSHNNRIDYYNASASFVAPYTLQVADETLSSKMLFLSTGSKTSIPPVKGLEEAGYLTSDTVLSMEELPESLAIIGGGYIAAEYGHFFSAMGSKVTIIGRNPYFIPDEEPEISVLARRMMSEHMEILTDHEVLGVSVSQEGKRVLSRDRRTGEEKVVIASEILVATGRSPNSDILSPGLGGIDTDALGWIKVNEGMETSQKNVWAFGDATGKYLFKHVANHESTVVYYNAVLGRQAKADYHAVPHAIFCYPEIAGVGMSEIRATETYGEENIIIGFYRFEETGKGKAMDLQDEFVKIILEASTQKILGAHIIGPHASVLIHEIIPLMYTPEQNATPIMYAMDIHPSLSEVIKRAFYSRMPVSEYHMIMQALGLEEASDISS, encoded by the coding sequence ATGAAAGAATACGATCTGATCATCATCGGCACAGGCTCAGGAACCAACTATATCTATCCCATGCTGGACGCTGACCCTCATCTGAGAGTTGCTGTCATCGACAAGGACGAGCCTGGCGGTATCTGTCTCACAAGAGGTTGTATTCCATCCAAAATGCTTCTCTACCCTGCAGAACTTGCAAGAGAGATTGGCAAAGCTGGCAGATTTGGGATCAATGTCCGCATTGAAAACATAAATTTCAGGGATGTAATGGACAGGATGAGACGTATAATCTCTAAAGACATCGAGAACGTAAGACACGGTTTATCCCATAACAATAGAATTGATTACTACAATGCATCTGCCAGTTTTGTTGCACCCTACACTCTGCAGGTGGCTGATGAGACCCTCAGCTCCAAAATGTTATTTCTGAGCACGGGTTCAAAAACTTCTATTCCTCCCGTCAAAGGACTTGAGGAGGCTGGTTACCTTACGAGTGATACGGTGCTCTCTATGGAAGAGCTTCCTGAGAGCCTGGCAATAATTGGAGGTGGTTACATCGCTGCCGAATACGGCCACTTCTTCTCAGCCATGGGCTCGAAGGTGACAATAATCGGAAGGAATCCCTACTTCATTCCTGACGAGGAGCCCGAGATATCTGTCCTTGCCAGGCGCATGATGTCCGAGCACATGGAAATCCTCACAGACCATGAGGTTTTGGGAGTTTCTGTCTCGCAGGAAGGCAAAAGGGTCCTTTCCAGGGACCGCAGGACAGGTGAAGAAAAGGTGGTGATTGCCAGCGAGATCCTGGTTGCCACAGGCCGCTCACCCAACAGTGACATCCTCAGCCCCGGTCTTGGAGGCATAGATACTGATGCCCTGGGGTGGATAAAAGTAAACGAGGGTATGGAAACCTCTCAGAAGAACGTATGGGCTTTCGGGGATGCTACAGGAAAATATCTGTTCAAGCATGTCGCAAATCATGAATCCACGGTCGTTTATTATAATGCTGTACTGGGCAGGCAGGCCAAAGCAGATTATCATGCTGTTCCTCATGCTATATTCTGTTATCCCGAAATAGCCGGTGTCGGTATGAGCGAGATAAGGGCCACGGAAACTTACGGTGAGGAAAATATTATCATCGGATTCTACCGTTTCGAGGAAACAGGCAAAGGCAAAGCAATGGATCTCCAGGATGAGTTTGTGAAGATCATACTTGAAGCATCGACGCAAAAGATACTTGGTGCCCATATAATAGGTCCCCATGCTTCTGTGCTAATCCATGAAATAATTCCTCTCATGTACACCCCGGAGCAGAATGCTACTCCTATAATGTACGCAATGGACATCCATCCCTCCCTCAGCGAGGTCATCAAGAGAGCTTTTTATTCGAGAATGCCGGTAAGCGAATATCACATGATTATGCAGGCACTCGGATTGGAAGAAGCTTCTGACATTTCCTCCTAA
- a CDS encoding F420-dependent oxidoreductase, with amino-acid sequence MKADYPSLQMYGIKTPLIKPGDNIAEVIADSLKRQGLQLKDNDVLVIAESPVATSEHRLVLLDEVKPSEKTFQLAEKYQLDPREMELILQECDEIFGGVPGAALTITKGTLAPNAGIDSSNAPDGYVVLLPKNPQESAARIRRYIQDRCNCKIGVIIGDSRTQPLRLGCVGIAIGTSGIVPVEDARGTFDLFGKELKITRKAVADNLVSAAQLLMGEAGESVPAVLVRGAPVQIIEGNMEMPLFTRYECMYYSNIKNG; translated from the coding sequence ATGAAGGCTGATTACCCATCCTTACAGATGTATGGCATAAAGACACCACTCATAAAGCCGGGAGACAACATTGCTGAGGTCATAGCAGACTCCCTGAAGAGGCAGGGCCTGCAGCTCAAGGATAATGATGTCCTTGTTATCGCAGAGTCACCGGTTGCTACTTCTGAACACCGGCTGGTCCTGCTTGACGAGGTAAAACCTTCAGAGAAAACGTTTCAGCTTGCAGAGAAGTACCAGCTCGACCCCAGGGAAATGGAACTTATCCTGCAGGAGTGCGATGAAATATTCGGCGGTGTGCCCGGCGCTGCATTGACTATCACGAAGGGAACACTCGCACCCAACGCAGGCATAGACAGCTCCAACGCGCCTGATGGTTATGTAGTGCTGCTCCCAAAAAACCCTCAGGAGAGCGCCGCAAGGATCCGCAGGTACATACAGGACCGCTGCAATTGCAAGATAGGAGTAATCATAGGCGACAGCCGTACCCAGCCCCTCAGGCTTGGCTGCGTGGGTATCGCCATCGGGACATCAGGTATCGTGCCAGTAGAGGATGCCAGGGGCACATTTGACCTTTTTGGCAAGGAACTGAAGATCACACGCAAGGCTGTCGCCGATAATCTGGTCTCAGCCGCCCAGTTGCTCATGGGGGAGGCTGGGGAAAGCGTACCTGCAGTATTAGTAAGAGGTGCACCTGTCCAGATAATTGAGGGCAACATGGAGATGCCCTTATTCACAAGGTATGAGTGCATGTATTACAGCAATATAAAAAATGGTTAG
- the thiC gene encoding thiamine biosynthesis protein ThiC — protein MSKTQVDHAKNGVLTPEMRYVAKTEGLDEQLVVERVASGSLVIMTREGCPPVAIGKGASTKINVNLGTSSASIDPDSELEKVMVAGKYGADTITDLSMGGDITGIRRMVFENTKLPVTTVPIYQTIVECGMEGASIDDILSYIRMHVHEGVSSLLLHCVDRDMLERLKGSGRVMGMVSKGGSFTSTFMLLNNCENPFVEHFEEIAEILRKNDVVLSLGNTMRSGCIYDLQDEAQVMEARRNAGLAKRANEMGVQVIINGMGGHIPASAIPASVRFYKEMGDYPLFVAGPLPTDIAVGYDHIAGAVGASLASGAGADYLCYITPAEHLSLPNPEQVREGLIAFRIAAHIGDSMKYGLDDRDLMLARKRADFDWKGQAELALDPDRPGQMCPQEGPCSMCGDYCAIKIMKDYLSGAN, from the coding sequence ATGTCAAAAACGCAGGTAGACCATGCAAAGAACGGGGTCCTGACCCCTGAGATGCGATATGTTGCAAAGACCGAAGGCCTTGATGAGCAACTTGTAGTGGAAAGGGTCGCCAGTGGCAGCCTTGTGATAATGACCAGGGAAGGATGTCCACCGGTTGCTATAGGCAAAGGAGCATCCACAAAGATCAACGTTAACCTGGGTACTTCTTCTGCTTCTATTGACCCTGATTCCGAGCTTGAGAAAGTGATGGTTGCCGGGAAGTACGGTGCAGACACTATCACAGACCTGTCCATGGGCGGTGACATAACCGGAATAAGGAGAATGGTATTTGAGAACACAAAGCTTCCCGTTACCACGGTGCCCATATATCAGACCATTGTGGAATGCGGGATGGAGGGCGCAAGTATTGATGATATCCTCTCTTATATCAGGATGCATGTTCATGAAGGAGTCAGCTCCTTGCTGCTGCATTGCGTTGACAGGGATATGCTTGAACGTCTGAAGGGCTCCGGCAGGGTCATGGGTATGGTGTCCAAGGGCGGGTCTTTTACCAGCACCTTCATGCTGCTGAATAATTGCGAGAATCCTTTTGTAGAGCACTTTGAGGAGATCGCGGAGATACTCAGGAAAAACGATGTTGTGCTTTCCCTTGGCAATACAATGAGGAGCGGCTGCATCTATGACCTGCAGGATGAGGCACAGGTAATGGAAGCCAGAAGGAACGCCGGCCTTGCAAAAAGAGCGAACGAAATGGGTGTGCAGGTAATCATCAACGGTATGGGCGGACATATACCTGCCTCCGCTATACCTGCAAGTGTCAGGTTTTACAAGGAAATGGGAGACTATCCCCTTTTTGTAGCAGGTCCGCTACCAACTGATATCGCTGTGGGGTACGATCACATCGCAGGAGCAGTTGGAGCAAGTCTCGCAAGTGGGGCGGGTGCGGATTACCTATGCTACATCACTCCTGCAGAACATCTCTCACTTCCAAACCCGGAGCAGGTCAGAGAGGGACTTATCGCATTCAGGATCGCGGCGCACATCGGTGACTCCATGAAGTACGGACTTGACGACCGGGACCTGATGCTTGCCAGGAAGAGGGCCGATTTTGACTGGAAAGGACAGGCAGAACTTGCCCTGGACCCTGACCGCCCGGGACAGATGTGCCCGCAGGAAGGGCCCTGTTCCATGTGCGGGGATTATTGCGCTATAAAGATAATGAAGGACTACCTGTCAGGGGCTAACTGA
- a CDS encoding methylenetetrahydrofolate reductase: MPRTFKEKLLSDDFLVTAEITPPKGTDLNEALEDAEILRGLADAFNVTDNQRAVMRMSPLAVSKALLDKGHEVIMQLTCRDRNRLALQSDVLAAYSLGVRNISVMSGDHTTKGDHPRARPVFDIDSVQLLGAIRKMKEGFDLSGNEIGGMPDLTVGAVSNTDLSKPMQLLKLRKKIKMGAEFIQTQAVYDTGQFQTFMEHIVDMDIPVIAGVIPLKSAKMARFMNGNIPGINVPPEMIELMENAEDPAWEGLSICAQTIRELKGLCRGVHVMPIGSHSRTPELLEMAGIRKDN; this comes from the coding sequence ATGCCCCGGACCTTCAAAGAAAAACTCTTATCTGACGATTTTCTTGTTACAGCGGAAATCACTCCCCCCAAAGGAACAGACCTGAACGAGGCCCTTGAAGACGCGGAGATACTCAGGGGGCTGGCGGATGCATTCAATGTTACCGACAACCAGCGGGCAGTTATGAGAATGAGCCCTCTTGCTGTCAGTAAGGCACTGCTGGACAAAGGGCATGAGGTCATTATGCAGCTGACATGCAGGGACCGAAACCGGCTGGCACTCCAGTCGGATGTGCTTGCAGCTTATTCACTGGGAGTAAGGAACATATCTGTAATGTCAGGGGATCATACTACCAAAGGAGACCACCCCCGGGCCAGGCCTGTCTTTGATATTGATTCCGTACAACTTCTGGGAGCTATCCGAAAAATGAAAGAAGGCTTCGATCTCTCAGGGAACGAGATAGGTGGCATGCCTGACCTGACAGTGGGAGCAGTATCCAACACCGACCTGTCCAAACCCATGCAGCTGCTGAAGCTCAGGAAAAAGATAAAGATGGGTGCAGAATTCATACAAACGCAGGCCGTGTATGATACCGGGCAGTTTCAGACATTTATGGAACATATAGTTGACATGGATATTCCTGTCATTGCCGGGGTGATCCCCCTCAAGTCAGCAAAAATGGCAAGATTCATGAACGGGAACATACCCGGGATCAATGTGCCACCGGAGATGATCGAGCTCATGGAAAATGCAGAAGATCCGGCCTGGGAAGGGCTTTCAATATGTGCACAGACCATAAGAGAGCTTAAAGGGCTTTGCCGGGGCGTTCATGTGATGCCCATCGGCAGTCATAGTAGGACGCCTGAATTACTAGAGATGGCAGGGATCAGGAAGGATAATTAA
- a CDS encoding dihydropteroate synthase, whose product MVVDVDICGLKIGDEHPVRLMGVINLSKESFYKDSVVSTDSLLDVARKMVDDGATIIDIGARSTWPLAKPLVSKEEELQRMLPALDMLKDNVDALISVDTVYSDVAEGSLKHGADIVNDVSGFTTDLRMMDLVADHSCPAVVMASNEIPGDPIGMDAIMGSLASIIARADSKGIDTNKLILDPAIGRWIPEKDPIYDFETIDQFESLKVFGKPLLAAISRKSCIDAVLHKPASERLYGSLAATAIVVHKGAHIIRTHDVAQTRDVVEVAKAMRSRQSFVQSGNFEISVINITHPDDAEYLMKGIGVTGTGAKVMKNKTVSKVIRVSNITTTEALIIKQEMLARGGDAALERDAVSHETEKTDALIIGTLLQFEKVVRKLSYQARNLPLIAEMMAKALEQDMDVEYRYQREL is encoded by the coding sequence ATGGTTGTTGATGTTGATATATGTGGCTTGAAAATTGGTGACGAGCACCCTGTCAGATTGATGGGTGTTATCAACCTGAGCAAGGAGTCGTTCTATAAGGACTCTGTGGTAAGTACTGATTCTCTCCTTGATGTTGCCCGGAAAATGGTAGATGACGGCGCAACGATAATAGATATAGGGGCCCGCTCAACATGGCCTCTTGCAAAACCCCTTGTCAGTAAAGAGGAGGAACTGCAGCGCATGTTACCTGCACTGGACATGCTGAAGGATAACGTGGATGCGCTTATTTCCGTGGACACTGTTTACTCTGATGTTGCGGAAGGCTCCCTGAAGCATGGTGCTGATATTGTTAACGATGTGTCGGGATTCACCACCGACCTGCGTATGATGGATCTAGTGGCAGACCACTCCTGTCCCGCTGTTGTAATGGCATCAAATGAGATCCCCGGGGACCCGATAGGCATGGATGCCATCATGGGATCCCTTGCATCCATCATTGCCAGGGCCGATTCAAAGGGAATAGATACGAACAAGCTCATACTCGACCCTGCCATTGGAAGGTGGATTCCTGAAAAAGACCCCATTTATGATTTTGAGACCATCGACCAGTTCGAGAGCCTGAAGGTTTTTGGGAAACCACTGCTTGCAGCTATATCCAGGAAATCCTGCATCGATGCGGTGCTGCACAAACCCGCAAGTGAGAGGCTATATGGAAGCCTTGCAGCTACGGCTATTGTCGTACACAAGGGAGCTCACATCATACGGACCCATGATGTCGCGCAAACCAGGGATGTTGTCGAGGTTGCAAAGGCGATGAGAAGCAGACAATCCTTTGTACAATCAGGTAATTTTGAGATATCCGTCATAAACATAACTCATCCTGATGACGCTGAATATCTTATGAAGGGCATTGGTGTCACTGGAACCGGTGCGAAGGTGATGAAGAATAAAACAGTGAGCAAAGTTATACGTGTCAGCAATATCACCACCACCGAGGCCCTGATCATCAAGCAGGAGATGCTGGCCAGAGGAGGGGATGCTGCCCTTGAGCGCGATGCCGTATCCCATGAGACCGAAAAGACGGATGCACTGATCATAGGTACACTCCTGCAGTTCGAGAAAGTGGTCCGCAAGCTCTCATACCAGGCACGCAACCTTCCGCTCATTGCAGAGATGATGGCAAAGGCCCTGGAACAGGACATGGACGTGGAATACCGCTACCAGAGGGAACTATGA
- a CDS encoding methenyltetrahydrofolate cyclohydrolase — MTQENYDSRKIDGKSLAGKVEAQVRQGVGQLKKEKNVIPGLATILVGEDPASKMYVRLKHKACERIGIHAEDHNLPESTTQEELMGVIRELNFRKDIHGILLQLPLPGHLDAKAAMLAIDPTKDADGFHPCNMGKLLIGEEGLVPCTPKGVMRALEEYNVHIQGKHAVIVGHSNVVGKPMAAMLINRNATVSVCHVFTDNLKKYTLDADILVVGTGVKHLIKEDMIKEGAVIFDVGITEENGKVYGDVDFDNVIRKASLITPVPGGVGPMTIAILMEHVLRAAMNA; from the coding sequence ATGACTCAAGAGAACTATGATTCCAGAAAGATTGACGGCAAAAGCCTGGCAGGCAAAGTGGAAGCGCAGGTAAGGCAGGGAGTCGGGCAGCTCAAAAAAGAGAAGAATGTGATTCCAGGCCTTGCAACCATACTTGTGGGAGAGGATCCGGCCTCAAAGATGTATGTCCGCCTGAAGCATAAGGCCTGTGAAAGGATAGGGATACATGCAGAAGATCATAACCTGCCTGAGTCCACAACTCAGGAAGAGCTTATGGGGGTCATCAGGGAACTGAACTTCAGAAAGGATATCCATGGCATACTGTTACAGCTCCCCCTTCCCGGACACCTGGATGCAAAGGCCGCCATGCTGGCTATTGACCCCACCAAGGATGCAGATGGTTTCCATCCATGCAACATGGGAAAGCTTCTCATAGGCGAGGAGGGACTTGTACCCTGCACACCTAAAGGAGTCATGAGGGCACTGGAAGAGTACAATGTCCATATCCAGGGAAAACATGCTGTGATAGTAGGACACAGCAACGTCGTGGGAAAGCCCATGGCTGCAATGCTCATCAATCGCAATGCAACGGTCTCTGTCTGCCATGTCTTCACAGACAACCTGAAAAAGTACACACTTGATGCTGATATTCTTGTTGTCGGCACAGGCGTGAAACACCTCATAAAGGAAGATATGATCAAGGAAGGCGCGGTCATCTTCGATGTGGGCATCACCGAGGAGAACGGCAAGGTCTACGGAGACGTTGATTTTGACAATGTGATCCGGAAGGCCTCCCTCATCACCCCGGTTCCCGGTGGTGTGGGGCCCATGACAATAGCCATACTCATGGAGCATGTGCTTAGGGCAGCAATGAATGCGTGA
- the glyA gene encoding serine hydroxymethyltransferase yields MSYISEVDPEIAEALRLEANRQDYKLNLIASENYASRAVMEAQGSVMTNKYAEGYSGKRYYGGCDYVDIAEDLAIQRAKKIFGAEHVNVQPHSGSGANMAVYFSVLKVGDTIMSMDLSHGGHLSHGSPVNFAGQLYKIVPYGVDKETEALDYDALMAMAKASKPRMIVCGASAYSRTIDFKAFREIADEVDAYLLADIAHIAGLVAAGAHPSPVPYCDFVTTTTHKTLRGPRGGMVMCREEYAKEVAKAVFPGLQGGPLMHIIAAKAVAFKEAMSEQFKKDQFQTVSNARTLSDELQTSGFDIVSGGTDNHVMLINLNKFNVTGKEVEAGMSKAGIILNKNTIPFETRSPFITSGIRIGTPATTTRGMQEKEMKEIAGYIKTVIDNLGNETVLNSVNSDVEQLCSSFPIYK; encoded by the coding sequence ATGTCATATATCTCGGAAGTTGACCCAGAGATCGCCGAAGCCCTCAGGCTTGAAGCGAACCGCCAGGATTACAAGCTGAACCTTATTGCCTCGGAGAACTATGCAAGCCGTGCAGTCATGGAGGCGCAGGGCTCCGTGATGACGAACAAGTATGCAGAAGGCTACTCAGGCAAACGCTACTACGGCGGATGCGACTATGTCGACATAGCTGAAGACCTTGCTATCCAGAGGGCAAAGAAGATATTCGGTGCTGAGCACGTTAATGTCCAGCCTCATTCAGGTTCCGGTGCCAACATGGCAGTCTATTTCTCAGTACTTAAAGTAGGCGACACCATCATGTCAATGGACCTTTCACACGGCGGTCACCTTTCGCATGGTAGCCCTGTGAATTTTGCAGGCCAGCTATACAAGATAGTACCATATGGAGTGGACAAGGAAACCGAAGCACTTGACTACGACGCTCTTATGGCAATGGCAAAGGCCAGCAAGCCCAGAATGATAGTTTGCGGCGCCTCGGCATATTCAAGGACTATCGACTTTAAGGCATTCAGGGAAATAGCAGATGAAGTGGACGCATACCTGCTTGCGGATATCGCCCATATCGCAGGCCTTGTCGCAGCAGGAGCACACCCCAGCCCGGTACCATACTGTGACTTCGTGACCACCACCACCCACAAGACCCTCAGGGGCCCCAGAGGTGGAATGGTGATGTGCAGGGAGGAGTATGCAAAGGAAGTCGCCAAGGCAGTGTTCCCCGGACTGCAGGGCGGACCCCTTATGCATATCATTGCGGCAAAGGCAGTGGCATTCAAGGAAGCTATGAGCGAGCAGTTCAAGAAGGACCAGTTCCAGACCGTCAGCAATGCCAGGACACTCTCCGATGAACTTCAGACGAGTGGCTTTGACATAGTGTCAGGAGGTACTGACAACCACGTTATGCTCATCAACCTTAACAAGTTCAATGTCACTGGAAAGGAAGTTGAAGCAGGCATGAGCAAGGCAGGTATCATTCTTAACAAGAACACCATTCCTTTTGAGACCAGAAGCCCCTTCATCACAAGCGGTATAAGGATAGGCACTCCGGCAACCACCACCAGGGGCATGCAGGAAAAGGAAATGAAAGAGATCGCCGGCTACATCAAGACTGTCATCGACAACCTTGGTAACGAGACTGTGCTCAACAGCGTCAATTCCGATGTGGAGCAGCTCTGCAGCAGTTTCCCGATATACAAGTAA
- a CDS encoding phosphoribosylglycinamide formyltransferase translates to MTTNIAVLVSGRGSNLQSIIDSIESQNIRDANISVVISDVKNAFALERARRHGIDAIFIDPRSFVDKKAYEQEVLKTLGQYDIGLILLAGYMRIVGREVIEAYRNKIINIHPALLPSFKGLHAQKQAFDYGVRISGCTVHFVDEGMDTGPIIIQKCVPVLEGDTLDTLAARILEQEHQIFPEALKLFVEGKLKVEGRVVIRT, encoded by the coding sequence ATGACTACGAACATAGCGGTACTTGTTTCCGGAAGGGGCTCCAATCTTCAATCTATTATCGATAGTATCGAGAGCCAAAATATCCGGGACGCAAATATATCCGTGGTCATCAGCGATGTCAAAAATGCGTTTGCCCTTGAGCGTGCCCGCAGGCATGGTATCGATGCAATATTCATAGACCCCCGCTCTTTTGTCGATAAGAAAGCATATGAGCAGGAAGTGCTCAAAACCCTGGGACAGTATGATATCGGACTGATACTCCTTGCAGGTTACATGCGGATAGTTGGCAGGGAGGTCATTGAGGCCTACCGCAATAAGATAATTAATATACACCCGGCACTGCTCCCATCTTTCAAAGGGCTGCACGCCCAAAAGCAGGCTTTTGATTACGGTGTCAGAATATCTGGATGTACCGTGCACTTTGTGGATGAAGGCATGGATACAGGACCAATAATAATCCAGAAATGCGTGCCTGTCCTGGAAGGAGATACACTGGACACTCTTGCAGCGCGTATCCTTGAACAGGAACATCAGATATTTCCTGAGGCCTTGAAGCTTTTCGTTGAGGGTAAACTTAAAGTGGAAGGCAGGGTTGTAATACGCACATAA